In Moorena sp. SIOASIH, the following proteins share a genomic window:
- a CDS encoding pentapeptide repeat-containing protein: MQVNRLQVNRLVGCRLTGCRLTGCRLTGCRLTG, from the coding sequence TTGCAGGTTAACAGGTTGCAGGTTAACAGGTTAGTAGGTTGCAGGTTAACAGGTTGCAGGTTAACAGGTTGCAGGTTAACAGGTTGCAGGTTAACAGGTTAA
- a CDS encoding Rpn family recombination-promoting nuclease/putative transposase, translating into MAATHIRFDWAIKKQLRDKANYVVLEGFISELLGEVITIESILESESNPQRQDNKLNRVDILALNSAGELLLVEVQNSSENDYFQRMLFGVSTLITEYLDKGEPYSQIKKVYSINIVYFPLGQGQDYIYKAKLDFRGRHTQDKLEPSNLQKELFTIEQVYQIFPEYYILRVKQFDDVIRNSLDEWIYFLKNSEIKEEFQARGLAQAKENLRIESLPNTEKAAYQKYLEDKRYEISMLEGAEAVGELRGREEGIKQGIKQGILEGIQQERRASLERILQLRFGTITSEISRKIEDLDIQQLDTLMARALTANSLDEFSQHLPN; encoded by the coding sequence ATGGCAGCAACACACATACGCTTTGACTGGGCGATCAAAAAACAACTGCGGGATAAAGCTAATTATGTTGTCCTCGAAGGCTTTATCAGCGAATTACTCGGGGAAGTGATTACCATTGAATCAATACTAGAAAGTGAAAGTAATCCTCAGAGGCAAGACAATAAACTAAACCGGGTGGATATTCTAGCTCTCAATAGTGCCGGGGAGTTATTGCTAGTAGAGGTGCAAAATAGTTCGGAAAATGATTACTTTCAGCGGATGTTATTTGGAGTCTCGACTCTGATTACCGAATATCTGGATAAAGGAGAGCCTTATAGTCAAATCAAAAAGGTCTACTCCATTAATATAGTTTACTTTCCCCTCGGCCAAGGACAAGATTACATTTATAAGGCGAAATTAGATTTCCGAGGACGTCATACCCAGGACAAACTAGAGCCATCAAATCTCCAGAAGGAGTTGTTCACAATTGAGCAGGTGTACCAGATATTTCCCGAATATTACATCTTGAGAGTGAAACAGTTTGATGATGTGATCAGAAACAGTTTAGATGAATGGATATATTTCCTGAAAAATAGTGAAATCAAGGAGGAATTCCAAGCCAGGGGATTAGCCCAAGCCAAGGAAAACCTGAGGATTGAGAGTCTACCGAATACAGAAAAGGCAGCCTATCAGAAATATCTGGAAGATAAACGGTATGAAATTAGTATGCTGGAAGGGGCAGAGGCAGTTGGAGAATTAAGAGGCAGAGAAGAGGGGATAAAACAGGGGATAAAACAGGGGATATTAGAAGGCATTCAACAAGAACGTCGTGCTAGCTTGGAGCGAATACTCCAACTACGATTTGGAACGATTACTTCAGAGATATCTAGGAAAATCGAAGACTTAGATATCCAACAATTGGACACCTTAATGGCCAGGGCATTAACAGCGAATTCTTTAGATGAGTTTAGCCAACATCTGCCGAATTAA
- a CDS encoding pentapeptide repeat-containing protein, with protein MQVNRLQVNRLTGFRLTGCRLTGCRLIGCRLTGCRLTG; from the coding sequence TTGCAGGTTAACAGGTTGCAGGTTAACAGGTTAACAGGTTTCAGGTTAACAGGTTGCAGGTTAACAGGTTGCAGGTTAATAGGTTGCAGGTTAACAGGTTGCAGGTTAACAGGTTAA
- a CDS encoding family 10 glycosylhydrolase, translated as MPRNKTMVASQTGFPDTENHWAKPFIEGLANQGMISGFPDGRFRPNLPMNRSQFAAILKNAFSQPEKQRSAPKFIDVSQKHWALEAIQYAYETGFMSGYPGNRFRPDTNLVRVEALVAIAAGLNLPLSEISDVQIELPQLYQDVDKIPGYARDRIATATDANIIVNYPNPKRLRPTQVATRADVAAFIYQALAYLGQVPDLNSKYRVAFQTTREVSHQREFRGVWVASVWNIDWPSEKGLAAENQQEELIEIIERIEELNLNAMFFQVRPTGDALYASELEPWSEWLTGTQGQAPEPFYDPLEFAIAECHKRNIELHAWFNPFRAATGSQVSTKVKPHISVTHSNYVYQHGKQLWMDPGVKTVQDWTYNVILDVVSRYDVDGIHLDDYFYPYPIKDQDFPDQKTYEAYQEAGGELSLGDWRRDNVNKIVERLYTGIKATKPTVKFGISPFGIYRPGQPPQIKGLDQYEAIYADPKKWLEEGWVDYMAPQLYWRIEPPAQSYPVLLQWWTENNPKNRHIYSGNRLTKLDGEDWPISEYEEQVEISRDLVSQLSLGNIFYSMKVFTENRLEVVDQFKSSIYSEPAVVPNMEWLQTEPPKTPGNVRARDGKLSWQKVCDGETCYWTLYRQQDGVWRLYKILNSSTLEIALESGIYALSAVDRIGNESLGVVVSLG; from the coding sequence ATGCCTCGCAATAAAACTATGGTAGCTTCTCAAACTGGCTTCCCTGATACGGAAAATCACTGGGCAAAGCCATTTATTGAAGGTTTAGCAAATCAGGGAATGATTAGCGGTTTCCCTGATGGCAGATTCCGACCTAATCTACCCATGAATCGATCTCAGTTTGCTGCCATATTAAAAAACGCTTTTTCCCAACCCGAAAAACAACGATCTGCTCCGAAGTTTATTGATGTATCACAGAAACACTGGGCTTTGGAGGCGATTCAATATGCTTACGAAACTGGCTTTATGTCGGGTTATCCTGGTAATCGCTTCCGCCCAGACACTAATCTGGTTCGAGTGGAAGCCTTGGTAGCGATCGCAGCTGGCTTGAACCTTCCCTTGAGTGAGATATCCGATGTACAGATAGAGCTACCCCAACTTTATCAAGATGTGGATAAAATTCCTGGTTATGCCCGAGACAGGATAGCCACCGCTACGGATGCTAACATAATCGTCAATTATCCCAATCCCAAGCGACTGCGACCCACTCAAGTGGCAACTCGTGCTGATGTGGCAGCGTTTATCTATCAAGCTTTGGCGTATTTGGGTCAGGTGCCAGACCTAAACTCAAAATACAGGGTTGCTTTCCAAACCACTAGGGAGGTTAGCCATCAGCGAGAGTTTCGGGGAGTTTGGGTTGCCAGTGTCTGGAACATTGACTGGCCCTCTGAAAAGGGTCTAGCAGCTGAAAACCAACAAGAGGAACTGATCGAGATTATTGAGCGGATTGAGGAACTTAACCTCAATGCTATGTTTTTCCAGGTACGACCGACGGGAGATGCTTTATATGCCTCAGAATTAGAACCTTGGAGTGAATGGCTAACAGGTACCCAAGGGCAAGCACCAGAACCATTTTACGACCCGCTGGAGTTTGCGATCGCAGAATGTCACAAGCGCAATATTGAACTACACGCCTGGTTTAACCCGTTCCGTGCTGCAACCGGATCACAAGTTTCCACAAAAGTCAAGCCTCACATCAGCGTTACCCATTCAAACTATGTTTATCAACACGGTAAACAATTGTGGATGGATCCAGGAGTAAAAACAGTTCAGGACTGGACTTATAACGTGATTCTGGATGTAGTCAGTCGTTATGATGTAGATGGGATTCATCTGGATGACTATTTCTATCCTTATCCTATCAAAGATCAAGATTTTCCTGATCAAAAAACCTATGAAGCTTATCAGGAAGCTGGGGGTGAACTGAGTTTGGGGGATTGGCGCAGGGACAATGTGAATAAGATAGTTGAGCGTCTCTACACTGGCATTAAAGCTACTAAGCCAACCGTTAAATTTGGGATTAGTCCTTTTGGAATTTATCGTCCTGGACAACCTCCTCAAATTAAGGGATTAGATCAATATGAAGCTATCTATGCTGACCCTAAAAAATGGTTAGAAGAAGGCTGGGTCGATTATATGGCTCCTCAACTTTACTGGCGCATTGAGCCTCCTGCCCAAAGTTATCCGGTTTTACTGCAATGGTGGACAGAAAATAATCCTAAAAATCGACACATTTATTCTGGGAATAGACTCACTAAGTTAGATGGAGAAGACTGGCCGATTTCTGAGTATGAAGAACAAGTTGAAATTAGCCGCGATCTAGTGTCTCAACTCTCCCTAGGAAATATTTTCTATAGCATGAAAGTATTCACAGAAAATCGTTTAGAGGTGGTTGACCAGTTCAAAAGCTCTATTTATTCTGAACCTGCTGTTGTTCCTAATATGGAGTGGTTACAGACTGAGCCACCTAAGACACCAGGTAATGTCAGAGCAAGAGATGGTAAGCTCAGTTGGCAGAAAGTTTGTGATGGAGAAACTTGTTATTGGACCCTTTATCGACAACAAGATGGGGTTTGGAGGTTGTACAAAATTCTGAATTCATCCACGCTGGAGATAGCGCTAGAGTCAGGAATCTATGCCTTGTCAGCGGTGGATAGGATTGGGAATGAAAGTTTAGGAGTTGTGGTGTCGTTGGGTTGA
- a CDS encoding DUF4129 domain-containing transglutaminase family protein, whose amino-acid sequence MVSQFWQRLEAKPLPPTEESISLRVLVQALVVVGIVAVDVAASTFWSLWAVPLSIVGATWSWYRRRQRNIALKFLLALGMLLALGAFLANVFSQLNDTRLALAQLLVQLQILHSFDLPRRKDLGYSMVIGLILLGVAGTVSQTLTFAPLLLVFLAIALPVLVLDYQSRLGISTVKKGKKIYGFTPHSSPIPLKRLILFIGVIMALGLTIFALMPRFPGYQIQMYPVSAPGEMANRRFDSQNRLIVNPGYVSEGKQQGENGSGGSQNATGSGELDETFYYGFNSKINQNLRGELKPKVVMRVRSQAPGFWRVLAFDHYTGQGWEISRDNQVQKITRPSWSYRFQLLPALITGQTKKVIQTYTAVSELPNLIPALAYPNELFFPSREIGIGPEGSLRSPLGLVEGLTYTVISEVPFRDRTRLQQAGDNYPKSIQNYYLDIPPQIAVRVRQRTEELLATSEKPLTSSYEKALYLAQAVKQRYRLPQDPSQFPFLEENQDLVEAFLFKYQGGYPDHFSTTLTIMLRSIGIPARLVAGFGTGEFNPFTGFYIVRNTDAYAMTEVYFPKYGWFAFDPIPGHELLPPSVEQYQTFSVLRQFWQWVAGWLPSPITGLLSNLWHLTIGTIIRIFVGLWKMVSSGWLGMLSGLILAIAFGFLSWLGWHQWKNWRYRFWLATLPPMEQIYQQMIKILATKGYVKHPTQTPLEYASRIGQDQPQASAEVIEQISHAYMRWRYGGHRPNIKQLRQRLKQFSKNRFKG is encoded by the coding sequence ATGGTGAGTCAGTTTTGGCAGCGTCTTGAGGCCAAGCCATTGCCTCCTACAGAGGAGTCGATTTCGTTAAGGGTGTTGGTGCAGGCACTGGTAGTAGTAGGAATTGTGGCTGTTGATGTTGCCGCATCTACCTTCTGGAGTCTTTGGGCAGTACCCTTAAGTATTGTGGGAGCAACCTGGAGTTGGTATCGTCGTCGCCAACGTAACATTGCTCTGAAATTCTTGCTGGCATTGGGGATGTTGCTGGCATTGGGAGCCTTTTTGGCCAATGTGTTCAGTCAGCTCAATGATACCCGCTTGGCTCTAGCTCAGTTGTTAGTTCAGCTGCAAATTCTTCATAGCTTTGACTTGCCGCGCCGCAAGGATTTGGGCTATTCGATGGTAATTGGGCTAATCCTGTTGGGGGTTGCTGGTACTGTGAGTCAGACTCTGACGTTTGCCCCTCTTTTGTTAGTATTTTTAGCGATCGCATTACCGGTTCTTGTCCTGGATTACCAGTCACGTTTGGGTATATCTACGGTTAAAAAAGGTAAAAAAATATACGGGTTTACTCCCCACTCCTCACCCATACCCCTAAAGCGTCTCATTTTATTTATCGGGGTAATTATGGCGCTAGGGTTAACGATTTTTGCTCTGATGCCTCGTTTCCCTGGTTATCAAATCCAGATGTATCCCGTCAGTGCTCCTGGGGAAATGGCAAACCGGAGATTTGATTCACAAAATAGGTTAATTGTTAACCCTGGCTATGTAAGTGAAGGGAAACAGCAAGGGGAAAATGGTAGTGGTGGCTCTCAAAACGCTACGGGTTCTGGTGAGTTGGATGAGACATTTTACTATGGCTTTAATAGCAAGATTAACCAGAATCTGCGGGGAGAACTCAAACCTAAGGTAGTGATGCGAGTGCGTTCTCAAGCACCGGGATTTTGGCGAGTGCTAGCGTTTGACCACTACACGGGTCAGGGTTGGGAAATTTCTCGGGATAATCAGGTCCAGAAAATAACTCGACCAAGCTGGTCCTATCGCTTCCAACTCTTACCTGCCTTGATCACAGGTCAAACCAAAAAGGTAATTCAAACCTACACAGCTGTATCAGAACTGCCCAATCTGATTCCCGCTTTGGCCTATCCTAACGAATTGTTCTTTCCGTCGCGGGAAATAGGTATTGGACCAGAAGGGAGTTTGCGATCGCCTTTAGGTTTAGTAGAAGGACTGACCTATACCGTAATATCAGAAGTTCCATTTCGCGATCGCACTAGGTTGCAGCAAGCTGGGGATAACTACCCCAAGTCGATTCAAAACTACTATCTGGATATTCCGCCCCAAATTGCAGTGAGGGTCAGGCAACGTACTGAAGAACTCCTAGCCACTTCAGAGAAACCTCTTACCTCTTCCTATGAAAAAGCCTTGTATCTAGCCCAGGCGGTTAAGCAGCGTTATCGCCTCCCCCAAGACCCCTCACAATTCCCTTTTTTAGAAGAAAATCAAGATTTGGTGGAAGCCTTTCTCTTCAAGTATCAAGGTGGTTATCCTGACCACTTCTCCACCACCCTCACGATTATGCTCCGTTCCATAGGCATCCCAGCCCGATTAGTGGCTGGATTTGGCACTGGCGAATTTAACCCCTTTACCGGGTTTTACATCGTCCGCAATACCGATGCCTATGCCATGACTGAGGTTTATTTCCCTAAATACGGTTGGTTTGCCTTTGACCCCATCCCAGGTCATGAATTGCTGCCCCCCTCCGTCGAGCAATATCAAACCTTTAGTGTCTTGCGTCAGTTTTGGCAGTGGGTAGCAGGTTGGCTCCCCTCACCAATAACTGGTTTACTCAGCAATCTATGGCATCTCACCATTGGTACCATTATCCGAATATTTGTTGGATTGTGGAAGATGGTGTCTAGTGGTTGGTTAGGTATGTTGAGTGGCTTGATATTAGCGATCGCATTTGGTTTTCTGAGCTGGCTAGGTTGGCATCAGTGGAAAAACTGGCGCTATCGTTTCTGGTTGGCAACCTTGCCACCAATGGAACAGATTTACCAGCAAATGATCAAGATTTTAGCAACCAAAGGGTATGTCAAACATCCGACTCAAACTCCCCTAGAGTACGCTAGCCGTATAGGTCAAGACCAGCCTCAAGCATCCGCTGAGGTCATTGAGCAGATTTCCCATGCTTATATGCGTTGGCGTTATGGAGGTCACAGACCTAATATTAAACAACTGCGGCAGCGACTGAAGCAGTTTAGCAAAAATAGGTTTAAAGGTTAA
- the hetZ gene encoding heterocyst differentiation protein HetZ, translating into MREVCLGVEGLFELLYKELRQSTRASKQNCQDVARRIADEVNRICNESNRIQTSGDVDSWAQNLANHRLKQVCHYYKLGSLQGRVELQSTLSAIIYRYITPHQTPTSYQARLNMIEDFLQGFYAEALNAFRRETSLEETYRPRSLLELSEYMAFTERYGKRRIPLPGRRSQQLVILRAQTFSQQQPPETSVDMDTAAEGAAQESDATWNDAAIQQVREAMVLSDSEPLDSSLRETVIKELFAYLKERQQQDCADYFTLRLKDLPTREIEEILGINPRQRDYLQQRFKYHLIRFALSHRWELVHQWLGADLDRNLGLTPKEWQRFQQKLSSQQSELLKLKQQGYSNEQISKTLGCTLNQAQKRWFKLLEIAWDIRNSSVSGSGRSKDE; encoded by the coding sequence ATGAGGGAAGTCTGCCTGGGCGTGGAAGGACTATTTGAACTGCTGTATAAAGAACTCCGGCAGTCCACTCGTGCTTCTAAGCAAAACTGCCAGGACGTAGCAAGACGTATCGCTGATGAAGTTAATCGTATTTGCAATGAAAGTAATCGGATTCAAACCTCTGGGGATGTGGACAGCTGGGCTCAAAACCTCGCTAACCATCGTCTCAAGCAAGTTTGTCATTACTACAAACTGGGGTCGCTCCAAGGGAGGGTAGAACTACAGAGTACTCTTAGTGCCATTATCTACCGCTACATTACACCCCATCAAACGCCGACCAGTTACCAGGCGCGGCTGAATATGATTGAAGATTTCTTACAGGGATTCTATGCCGAAGCCTTGAATGCCTTTCGGCGGGAAACCTCCCTGGAGGAAACCTATCGTCCCCGCAGTCTCCTGGAACTATCAGAATATATGGCGTTTACAGAGCGCTATGGTAAACGACGTATTCCTTTACCCGGTCGCCGTTCCCAACAGTTGGTCATTCTACGTGCTCAAACCTTTTCCCAACAGCAACCTCCAGAAACCTCTGTGGATATGGATACAGCAGCGGAAGGAGCAGCACAGGAGTCAGATGCGACTTGGAATGATGCGGCGATCCAGCAGGTGCGGGAGGCAATGGTATTATCAGACTCTGAACCCCTAGACTCCAGCCTGCGGGAAACTGTAATCAAAGAATTATTCGCCTATCTCAAAGAACGCCAGCAACAGGATTGTGCGGATTACTTTACTCTGCGGCTGAAAGACCTGCCAACCAGGGAAATTGAGGAGATTTTAGGCATCAATCCCAGACAGCGGGACTATTTACAACAACGGTTTAAGTATCATCTGATTCGGTTTGCTCTGTCTCACCGTTGGGAATTGGTACATCAGTGGCTGGGAGCAGATTTGGATCGAAATCTGGGGCTAACACCAAAAGAATGGCAACGATTTCAACAAAAACTGAGCTCCCAACAGTCAGAATTACTTAAACTCAAACAACAAGGTTACTCCAATGAACAAATTTCTAAGACCTTGGGTTGTACACTAAACCAGGCACAGAAGCGATGGTTTAAGTTGCTCGAAATTGCCTGGGATATTCGTAATAGTTCAGTATCCGGATCCGGTAGATCTAAAGATGAATAG
- a CDS encoding PD-(D/E)XK nuclease family transposase, with protein sequence MAATHIRFDWAIKKQLRDKANYVVLEGFISELLGEVITIESILESESNPQTQDNKLNRVDILALNSAGELLLVEVQNSSENDYFQRMLFGVSTLITEYLDKGEPYSKVKKVYSINIVYFPLGQGQDYIYDGKLNFIGRHIQDRLEPSNLQKELFTIEQVYQIFPEYYILRVKQFDDVTKNSLDEWIYFLKNSEIKEEFQARGLAQAKENLRIESLPNQEKAAYQKYLEDKRYEISMLEGAEAVGELRGREEGIKQGREEGIKQGREEGIKQGIEQGREQGIKQGIEQGIEQGIEQGIEQGIEQGIEQGIEQGIQQERRASLERILQLRFGTIPSEISEKIQGLDIQQLDTLMARALTVTSLDEFSQHLPN encoded by the coding sequence ATGGCAGCAACACACATACGCTTTGACTGGGCAATCAAAAAACAACTGCGGGATAAAGCTAATTATGTTGTCCTCGAAGGCTTTATCAGCGAATTACTCGGGGAAGTGATTACCATTGAATCAATACTAGAAAGTGAAAGTAATCCTCAGACACAAGACAATAAACTAAACCGGGTGGATATTCTAGCTCTCAATAGTGCTGGGGAGTTATTGCTGGTGGAGGTGCAAAATAGTTCGGAAAATGATTACTTTCAGCGGATGTTATTTGGAGTTTCGACTCTGATTACCGAATATCTGGATAAAGGAGAGCCTTATAGTAAAGTCAAAAAGGTCTACTCCATTAATATAGTTTACTTTCCCCTCGGCCAAGGACAAGATTACATATATGATGGAAAATTAAATTTCATCGGACGTCATATCCAGGACAGACTAGAGCCATCAAATCTCCAGAAGGAGTTGTTCACAATTGAGCAGGTGTACCAGATATTTCCCGAATATTACATCTTGAGAGTGAAACAGTTTGATGATGTGACTAAAAACAGTTTGGATGAATGGATATATTTCTTGAAAAATAGTGAAATCAAGGAGGAATTCCAAGCCAGGGGATTAGCCCAAGCCAAGGAAAACCTGAGGATTGAGAGTCTACCTAATCAAGAAAAGGCAGCGTATCAGAAATATCTGGAAGATAAACGGTATGAAATTAGTATGCTGGAAGGGGCAGAGGCAGTCGGAGAATTAAGGGGCAGAGAAGAGGGCATAAAACAGGGTAGAGAAGAGGGCATAAAACAGGGTAGAGAAGAGGGCATAAAACAGGGCATAGAGCAGGGCAGAGAACAGGGCATAAAACAGGGCATAGAACAGGGCATAGAACAGGGCATAGAACAGGGCATAGAGCAGGGCATAGAACAGGGCATAGAGCAGGGCATAGAACAGGGCATTCAACAAGAACGTCGTGCTAGCTTGGAGCGAATACTTCAACTACGATTTGGAACGATTCCTTCAGAGATATCTGAAAAAATTCAAGGCTTAGATATCCAACAATTGGACACCTTAATGGCCAGGGCATTAACAGTTACTTCTTTAGATGAGTTTAGCCAACATCTGCCGAATTAA